The genomic stretch GGGGTGCCGGTACCGCTGGTGCCGCCAGCCGAGTCGCCGGCGGGGCCGCCGACCGGGTCGTCGGCCCTGCGCTGCAGCGCGTCCAGCACGTCACCGGCCTCACCGGGGCGGCCCTTGGCGCCCAGGACGGCGGCGCGCAGGAGCTCCAGCTCGGCCGGGACGGCGGTGTCCTCCCGCACGCGGCGCACGGCGCGCTCGTGCCAGGCGGTCGCCGCGCCGAGGTGCCCGGCCGCCAGCCGTTCCACGGCGACGGCGAGCGTCCCGGCGACGTGGGCGGGCAGGTCCAGCCACTGCCCGTCCTCCTCCAGCACGTCGGCGACGGCGCGCCAGGTCCCGCGCCGCCGCAGCCGCCGGACCCCGTCCGCCAGCCGCAACGACGCCAGGATCACCGGGTCGACCTCGGCCGCCCCGCGGGGGCAGGCGGGCGTCAGCGGACGGCCGACGAGGCTGCCCGTCCCGGGGAGCCGGACCGGCAGCAGCGTGAGCCGGCCGGTCGCGGCCTGCAGCAGCGCGGCCCGCAGCGTCCAGCGGGCGTCGCGGACGAGGTCGGCGCGCCGGGCGCGCAGCGCGTGGACCCAGGACGCGACGGCGGTCGGGGCGGCGGCGCGCGGCCTGCCCAGCTGCAGGTCGGCGGCGGCGGCCTCGCGCAGGAGCACCGCGTGGGCGCCCTCGAGCGTCGCCTGCTCGACCTCGCGCGCCGAGTCGAGCCGGTGGCGGCTGTCGTGGCGGTGGGCGCGGCGCAGCACGGTGGCCAGCAGGACCGCCAGCGACGTGAGGGCGAACGTGCACCAGCCCGCCGGACCGGTCGGGCGTGGGCTGTCGAGCGCGCCGAGACCGTCGGTCGCGGCCCGCAGGGCGCGGCCGGCGCCCGCCGCGGTGCGTTCGTGGCGGTGCACGGTCGCCAGCTCACCCAGCACGACGGCCCGGTCCACGGGGTCGCCCGCGGCGCCGGTCAGCTCCTCCAGGTGCGCCCGGGCCTCGGCGTGGCGGCCCTGCCGGGCCAGGCAGGCGGCCAGGACCCGGCGCAGCCGCGGGTCCAGGTCCAGACCCGCGGTGGCGGCCGTCTGCACGGCGTGGGTCAGCAGGGCGACGGCCGTCTCCGGCGCGGACCGGCGGGCGGCCTCGACGCCGGCGACCGCGCAGGCGTCGACGACGTCGGCGGGAGCCACGGCGTCACCGGCGCGCAGGTGCTGGTGGGCGCAGGCGAACAGGGCGTCCCGGTCGACGGGGAGGGTCTCGGCGCGCGGGTCCGGACGGCTCTCGGAGCGGGTGTCAGCGCGGGTGTCGGAGCGCAGGACGCGGGCCAGCCGGGCGTGCAGCGCCCGCCGTTCCACCTCGTCGACGCCCTCCAGGACGGCGTCGATGACCTGCTGGTGCCAGAACTCGTGCCGACCGTGCGGCAGCGCCCGCAGGAGCCGGGCCGCGACCCCCGCGGTCAGCCCGGCGTGGACAGCGTCTGCGCCCAACTGCGGCGCCGCCGCGCGCAGGACGAGGTCGTCGTCGACCGACCGGCCGCACGCGGCCGCCAGCCGCAGCACGTGCCGGTGCCCCGGCGGGAGCTCGTCGACGCGGCGCAGCAGCGCGCTGAGGAGCCGCGGCGCGACGGGGACGGCCTCGAGGGCGGCGTGCTCGAGGCGCCAGTGGCCCCAGTCCGGCAGCAGGCCACCCTCGTCGAGCAGCGTCGTCAGCAGGGCCAGCAGGGCGCCGGGGTTGCCCGCGGCGCGCGAGACGAGGGCCGTGGCCACGGAGTCGGTGACCACGGCGCCGGGCAGCCGGCGACGCACGACGGCGCGGGCGGCGGCGTCCGACAGCGGCGGCACCTCCAGCACCAGCGCCCGGGCGGTGTCGAAACCGGGGATGCCGTCGAGGTCGTCCTCGGAGGTGCGGACGCGGTCGACGAGGACGACGAGCAGCGGGAGGTCGGAGCACTCGCCCGCGACCCAGCGCAGCACCGCCAGCGTCGAGGCGTCGGCGTGCTCGGTGTCGTCGAGCACGACGAGCAGCGGCCCGGTGCGTGCGGCGTGCTGCAGCAGCTCCTCCGCGAGCGCCTGCGGGCGCGGTTCGTCCTCGCCCGTGGCCTCCGAGGACACGTCGGCGGTCGACAGGCCCGCGACCGCCATCGCCCGGCGCAGGGCGCTCAAGGGGGAGCTCGGAGACGTCGTGCTGTCGAGCACCACCGCGGCCCCGCCCTGCGCGACCGCCCTGCGGCGCAGGCGGTCCACCAGGACCGACCGGCCGGAGCCGGCCGCGCCCCGCACGAGGACGAGGCCGCCGGACCCGGCGCGGGCGCCGTCCCAGGCGGCCTCGAGCGCCACCGTCTGCCGGCCCCGCTCGAGCAGCGGTCCGTCGGCGGGGCTGGTCCAGGTGCGCCGCCCCAGCGCGATGTCGGGGGCGGTGTCGGCCGCGATGCGGGCGAGCTCGTCGGCGACGGCCGCCGCGTCGTGCGGACGGTCCTGGGGGTCGCGGGCCAGCAGCCGGCGCAGCAGCACGCCCAGCGGCCGCGGCACGTCCGGTCCGAGCCCGTCGAGGTCGAGGGGGCGCAACCGCGCCAGGCGGCGGCGCACCTGCGTCGCGTCCGCGCCCTCCACGGGGGTGCGGCCGGTGAGGCACTCCAGCAGCACGGCGCCGACGGAGTACAGGTCGGAGCGGTGGTCGACGGGGCTGCGCACGACGCCGGCCTGCTCGGGGGAGCGGTACAGCAGCGCGCCGGCCTCGGCGTCGGAGGCGTCGGCCGCGCCCGCGGTCCCGGGCTCGCGGCGGCGTCGGTCCGGCCCGTCGGGCCGGCCCGCACCGGCGTCGGACGGGGCCTCGACCGGCCACGCCGGCCCCGGGGGCGCCCCGGTGTCGAGGTGGGCCACGCCGAGGTCCACGAGGACGCCCCGGCCGGTGCGCGTCACCAGCACGTTGGCCGGCTTCACGTCGCGGTGCACCAGACCCGTCGCGTGCAGCGCGTGCAGCGCGTCGCACACGTCGACGAGCAGGCGCAGCGTGGCGGGCACCGACAGCAGCCCCGACGGCAGGTCCGCCGGGTCCGCGCCGGTCCCGCTGGCCGTCAGCGGCGGGGAGTGCAGCAGGTCCGCGAGGGACGTCCCGTCGTGGGCGTCCATGACCATGGCGAGGCGGCCCTCGACCTCGGCCACCGCGTGGACGCGGGTCAGGCCGGGGTGGTGGACGCTGGCCAGCAGGGCCGCCTCGCGGCGCAGGGTGCGGTCGGCGTCGGCGGTCTCGAGCTGGTCGCCGCGCCGGGGTCTCGTCCCCGCCCCGACGTTCGCGCCGTGGCCGGTGCGCTGGCGCTTCACGGCGTACTCGCGGTCGCCTCGGAGGGCCAGGTGCACGACGGAACCGGCGCCACGCCCGAGCTCGCGCAGGACGGTCCAGGGCGGTTCGGTGGTCCCCAGGGTCAGCGGGGGCGGAGCCGAGGCCGGCCCGGGCACGGCGGGGCGACCGGGCCCTGCGGGTCGTCCGGGCGCGACGGTGCCCTCGGGCACGGCCGCTCCGCGACCGCGGGGCCAGGTGGAGCTCACATCCCCCATGAAGAGCCGTTCCCTCGTCGCCGACCGGTCGACGGTCACCCTAGGGCATCACCTGTGGACGGCGAGTGGCCGGGGATCATGGCGCCGCGGCGTCGTCGCGCGTGCTGCGCCGGGCGGCCAGCAACCGGCGGAACGACTGCAGCCGAGCGGGCCCGGCTGCCCCCGCCCGGCCCTGCTCCACCCAGGCGTCCAGGGCGCAGTCCGCCTCGTCGTGGGTGCACCCGCGCGGGCACTCGGCCTCCCCGGGCAGCAGGTCCGGGAAGGCCCGCAGCACCGACTCCGGGGCCACGTGCGCCAAGCCGAACGAGCGGACGCCCGGGGTGTCGACGACCCAGCCGCCACCGGGCAGCGCCAGCGCGGCCATGGACGTGGACGTGTGCCGGCCCCGCCCGGTCACGGCGTTGACGTGCCCCGTCGCGCGCGCGGCGTCCGGCACGAGCGCGTTGACCAGCGTCGACTTGCCCACCCCGGAGTGCCCCACGAGCACGCTGACCCGGCCGGCCAGGCGCTCGCGGACGGCGTCCAGCCCCGCCAGCCCGTCGGGGCCGCGGGAGGTGACGACGGCGTCCAGCCCGAGGGGGGCCCACGTGTCCAGCACCTCCGACGCCGGCCGCAGGTCGCCCTTGGTCAGGCACAGCAACGGCGTCATCCCGGCGTCGTAGGCCGCGACGAGGCAGCGGTCGACCAGGCGCGAGCGCGGTGCGGGGTCGGCGACGGCCGTCACGACGACGAGCTGGTCGGCGTTGGCCACGACGACGCGCTCGATCGGGTCGGTGTCGTCGGCCGAGCGCCGCAGGGACGTGCGGCGCTCGTCGATGCGCACGATGCGCGCCAGGGTGTCCGTGGCGCCCGTGACGTCCCCGACGAGCCCGACGCGGTCGCCCACGACGACGCCCTGGCGGCCCAGCTCCCGCGCGCGCATGGCCGTCACGAGCCGTGCGTGCGCACCGCCCTCGCCGACCAGGCACGTCGAGCGGCCGCGGTCGACCGCCACGACGAACCCCGCGACGGCGTCGGCGTGGGCCGGGCG from Kineococcus endophyticus encodes the following:
- a CDS encoding diguanylate cyclase, translating into MPEGTVAPGRPAGPGRPAVPGPASAPPPLTLGTTEPPWTVLRELGRGAGSVVHLALRGDREYAVKRQRTGHGANVGAGTRPRRGDQLETADADRTLRREAALLASVHHPGLTRVHAVAEVEGRLAMVMDAHDGTSLADLLHSPPLTASGTGADPADLPSGLLSVPATLRLLVDVCDALHALHATGLVHRDVKPANVLVTRTGRGVLVDLGVAHLDTGAPPGPAWPVEAPSDAGAGRPDGPDRRRREPGTAGAADASDAEAGALLYRSPEQAGVVRSPVDHRSDLYSVGAVLLECLTGRTPVEGADATQVRRRLARLRPLDLDGLGPDVPRPLGVLLRRLLARDPQDRPHDAAAVADELARIAADTAPDIALGRRTWTSPADGPLLERGRQTVALEAAWDGARAGSGGLVLVRGAAGSGRSVLVDRLRRRAVAQGGAAVVLDSTTSPSSPLSALRRAMAVAGLSTADVSSEATGEDEPRPQALAEELLQHAARTGPLLVVLDDTEHADASTLAVLRWVAGECSDLPLLVVLVDRVRTSEDDLDGIPGFDTARALVLEVPPLSDAAARAVVRRRLPGAVVTDSVATALVSRAAGNPGALLALLTTLLDEGGLLPDWGHWRLEHAALEAVPVAPRLLSALLRRVDELPPGHRHVLRLAAACGRSVDDDLVLRAAAPQLGADAVHAGLTAGVAARLLRALPHGRHEFWHQQVIDAVLEGVDEVERRALHARLARVLRSDTRADTRSESRPDPRAETLPVDRDALFACAHQHLRAGDAVAPADVVDACAVAGVEAARRSAPETAVALLTHAVQTAATAGLDLDPRLRRVLAACLARQGRHAEARAHLEELTGAAGDPVDRAVVLGELATVHRHERTAAGAGRALRAATDGLGALDSPRPTGPAGWCTFALTSLAVLLATVLRRAHRHDSRHRLDSAREVEQATLEGAHAVLLREAAAADLQLGRPRAAAPTAVASWVHALRARRADLVRDARWTLRAALLQAATGRLTLLPVRLPGTGSLVGRPLTPACPRGAAEVDPVILASLRLADGVRRLRRRGTWRAVADVLEEDGQWLDLPAHVAGTLAVAVERLAAGHLGAATAWHERAVRRVREDTAVPAELELLRAAVLGAKGRPGEAGDVLDALQRRADDPVGGPAGDSAGGTSGTGTPQPSPLHSWYLLLATTNWLVQQVDLTERFDAVARQVLRAARRTPLRGASEVRWALVLVVRGRIAQLRAAADAGDAGRVQDRERDVREALRALARGGVRHAGRGSAVQAAHVDVVRAAALHALGAPTRARLLLRRAEVRASRLDAPLVDHHVLLLRADLLEQTGAHPDAERLRWMATALAEKHGWVTLVQRGRADRAPTQPSGPGAAAGGSWTPAPGRRRRLLSAMRDVGHAAQVLDPQDVVRLALDQACEVLGADRAVLAVLDPDDELVVFAGRTRAGTDLPHQGPVDPAAARAARTGRPVVRGALESAAAASARGAHSADEVARSVVAVPLLVRGRRTGVLSAVSTVAQGAFGRGDVELLQLIAGQVAASLETARAARLEIEVHGAQRERDLAEAVRRVTEEVSGSLDLPTVRRRLVRSALTELGGRRAALVPVAAGPALHADPPALVAAAAAPSVREVAWSRDWQGEADCAALLESAHAVTGDGIGERRLPSRLAGLLDLATGPAAERPDPAEELPSPWLVVPLKDRTGQVAEALVLVGGPDGPAARTHVAEALAAPAAIGLENARLFAQVEHLARTDSLTGVATRGHLLRLGEQRVRRAATGRTVAVVMVDVDHFKSVNDTYGHAAGDEVLTTVARRLQHETRETDVLGRYGGEEFAVVVTSPADEAHGTLDAREVAERLRQGVRRTPVEVRGQQLQVTVSVGVAVLREGEQLTDVLARADTALYRAKDAGRDVVVVAP
- the rsgA gene encoding ribosome small subunit-dependent GTPase A produces the protein MSPRQRGPVGRFDEDDVRIRPNRRGSRPRTKDRPAHADAVAGFVVAVDRGRSTCLVGEGGAHARLVTAMRARELGRQGVVVGDRVGLVGDVTGATDTLARIVRIDERRTSLRRSADDTDPIERVVVANADQLVVVTAVADPAPRSRLVDRCLVAAYDAGMTPLLCLTKGDLRPASEVLDTWAPLGLDAVVTSRGPDGLAGLDAVRERLAGRVSVLVGHSGVGKSTLVNALVPDAARATGHVNAVTGRGRHTSTSMAALALPGGGWVVDTPGVRSFGLAHVAPESVLRAFPDLLPGEAECPRGCTHDEADCALDAWVEQGRAGAAGPARLQSFRRLLAARRSTRDDAAAP